The genome window TTCCCGATGATGAGGATTCTGATGGTATATCGATTCTATCACTCTTATTCATTTTGCCATATGGTTGCGTTGAATATGCAAATTCTTGTTACCGTTTCACCGAGATTTCGAGGTGATTAATTTGTTACTTCGTAGGTGGCAGTTATCTATGTGTGTATTttgtatgatattttattgtGCCTGGTATTTCACTATCTCTGAAATTTTGTTGTCCTTTAGATTTTGATTTGTCCGATGCACAACAAGAACATGCTCTAGCTGTTGAACATCTGGCACCAAGCTTAGCTGCTCTTAGAATGGAGCTGTGCCCCGGATACATGAGTGATGGTAACTTTTGGAAGATATACTTTGTACTCGTGCACCCTAGACTTAGCAAAACTGATGCTGCTATTTTATCCACTCCACAAGTGAGTTAAATTTTAATCGGCATTGGTTTTCTTTCATAGATGCACTTGTGTTGTTTTTGTCtaatttattttggtttgtttgtttgtttgttttaactttAATCATGTGAAACTAATGATTGAAACAGAGACAATTAAGGTTTTTCATTGTTCACGGATTAAACCTGGCATCCGAATCTTGTAAAGTGATCTTAATAGAATCATGTGTAACTCTGCTTATATGATCAAATCTTATAATGAAAGTCCATTGTGAAGTTGCAAGTTATTGGTGATCCTTCTGTATCACTCCAGAAATGTGTCCTGCATGCTTCCAAATAAACTTTGTCATGCTTGTCACATTTGATGTTGACTACCTGCCTGGTACTTTTggtattatttgttattgtgGTTGCAAGTATTATCAGCAATTCATGGTATGTGTGCAGATAATGGAAGCTAGAGCGATGTTAACTCAGGCTTTAGACAAAAGAagtaaggaaaagaaagaatctGACTTATCTGCAGGAGGGAATATTCCCTCAAAAGAGGAGGAACAGCAGCTCTTTGTGCCAAGCAATGCTCAACTTGAACCAGTACCTCTCCAGACATCTGCTGCTGAAGCTGCCCCATCTGTGGTTGTTTCTGATGTTGAGATGGAGAAACATGTTGTTCCGGAGATTATTGACAAGTCTGTGGTTAAAGAAGCACCAGTAATTTCATCTGCAGAACAATCATCATCTGGTTCAACCAATAGATTTTTGGATGAAACCTATGACGATGATGCTGATGATTGGTTGAAAGAAGAGGATACTTCTGAAATGGTTGGTCCCAGTGGAACTTCAGTTCACACCGGGAATGACGAGGATGTGTCATTCAGTGATCTTGAGGAGGATGATGGTGATGTACatgaaagttataaaaaaactagATCAGGCTCTGATTCTTCAACAAAAGACTCTCGAGATTGGGTTCAGTTAGGTAGAAGTTCGCCTAACTCTGATAAGGATATAAACTCTGTTGAAGGCAAACATGTTGGCTCCCAGCATTCAAGTGCTCGTAATTCTGTGACCAAGGATTCCAATGATTGGCttaatgttgatgatattgatgTAATATGATAATGCCTTGGAATATGTCCTAGaggtaagtttttttatttattatgattctcttatattttgtgaatatctGCATATAGTCTGTACTCTACGATTGACATTCTGAAGAATGTGTTTCTGTAAATAAAACCAGTCTCCACTGGGCATTGTGCTATGTATGGTTATTTATTGCACCGTACATAAACTAAATCTTCTATTTGATATCTGAATTCCAAGTTATTTGAGGTTATTAATACTTTTAACTGACCTAACTTGTTTTAAACGATCTTGAACGGTCAtgatgaatatttatttataagatagTGAGGACAACTACACTCAATGAACTTACAGGGCAGGTGTTTGCAAAATTTCTAAGCATGTGATGCATAACCTTACTAGGGCTACCTAGATGTATCTCTTGAGGATTAACCACTAAACCAAAGAACTGACTTTGACCACTATAATTACAGGCATTAACATAGCTGTTGTGCCTAAAAGTCAGATATGTTAAGTAGTTTCTGCTCAATACTATTTTTGGAACTCACTTCTCGGGTTAAGAAACCTGCTATTTGAAATAGATATCAAGCCGCGTCAGTCTTGCAATTGTAACTTCCATGTTCTTTACACTTTTCTTggtgttattttctttttaaatttaaaaattatagttaatacaagAAAAGTGACCAGTGCGGTTGTTGATTTACTTTAGTTATCCTGGTTATTAGTTCCGTTTTATCGTTTGATGTAAATTACCGGATTAGGTTTGTTGACACGTTGCATCCTAAAGTGGTAGTTGCGTATTGTTTTGTACGCATGCCCGTAATGATAACTAATTTGACCCTTCCAATATTAATAGAAGGCATGAAAACAACATTAAGTCATATGTTAGATTAATTGTTATTGGACAGGTATCATAGATAATGTTAGtattattttcctataaatatgaAAGTTGACATTACCTTTAGGTAAAGAGGAGctgtttgattttagaaaatgttttcaattttcaattttttgtttttaattacaaacatgatacatgatttattttgtttattttcaaaagtttgtattagaaaatatgttaaattagttttttttctcaaatttattatttagattcaatttggtcctttaatttttttttagattcaatttgattatctaatttttaaagttgattcatttttattttttaatttttttaattcaatttgatcttttaatttttaaaattgatccaTTTTTTTGGAAGAATGTGCATTTTGTGATTgtataaatagataaattaaaaatcaaattgaatctaaaatatatataaattagaagattaaaaaactaattcaacctagaaaataataaaaataattttattattttttgtttttattttctattttctatttctcctgtgtttcttgtttattttttttttaaaaataaaataaaaagtggcatttcgtaattaaaaatgaaaacagtatacttttaaaaaaaataataattaaatgctTCGTAATTGTTGCCAATTTTAGTTATCGAGATGAAAGCAACAATTACGCAAGCAATGTGGTATCAATTTTCATTGGAGAATAGTGGTAACGGCAGTACAGTCCCTGTTACTTGATGTAAGTTTTGTCCATTGTTGATTCTGTTGCTGTTTTATGTCAGTCTGTCAGACAAGTATGCAAATCAGTGTGCAGCTTGACATTAATCAGTAGGAGAAATGCTATAAATATACAATAAATTTCTAACACTATTTTTAAAGTGTTGTTCATTATTGGGTGGAATTTTCCAAATTTATCAGTCaatgatttcttttatttaatttgacctATTTATTTAGTGGTATTCTATTTACACgagttttgaatttttataagtAACAAATAAATATGCTTGCATCGTTCTTCTCGGTAGAAAAGACTTTGATCGTTGTAAACATGTCAAAATATCTTGCCTCTttatttgtttccttttctcctttGAACATTTTTTGGTAGTCCTCTTCTGTCTTTATTACTCTATCCGCACATGAAAGTAGAAATTTagaatacaattttattttcgtAGCAATACCTCTAGTGTCAGTAAGAAGAGTAGGAGGATGATAGCCAGATGGAGCCAGTAAGTTTTATCGAactattgaagaaaaaaaaaatatgtacaatgcCCATAAAAAATGCAAGCTAGAACACTCTTACCCAGTTACCTTTCTACATCAGCTACAAGGAAATCAAACgagggaaaggaaaaaaaagctaATTAACTAAAAAAGTCTTATGTACACAGATATTTGGTAGTGACATTCACTGAAGTAGAACAATAGTTCCGGAGGTATAAACTTGTCAGGATCTAATGGGCCCAAAACCACCGGAAAGGCGTTCTAATCGAGACCATAGCAAGCTTCCTAGAGAGAATTTTGGTTTAGGTTCCATACTGCCCATGGTTTCATTTATATCCGAGGAGGAGGATGATTGATGCACCCTATGTGGCGACTTGTGATCAGTAACAACAGATCCACCGGAAGCTTGCCTTACCAATTCCACGATGTCTGGGTTCACTTCTTCACCTGAAGAATCCGTGACAAAGAATGATCCTACCGCTTTTTCTCCCTCTGTTCCAATCTCAAATCTTGATATGGATAGTCCATTTTCACGAAACACCCGGGTCACATTCGATAGAAGCCCCATTCTATTATCAGTTCGAATATCTACCATTAATCCCTGCAACAGTGCATACATGCATATTAATAACCCAACATCAATCATTactttcaattcttttttgttattttgggtTAATATAGAGCATGCATACATACATGCGAGACTCTGCGTTCAATTGCAGCGATTAAGCATAAGGTGagttcttccttctccctttcACTGGGAAGAGCTAAACTACCCTTGCAGTTCCTTATGAAGTACTCCTGTAAACAACACAGATTATTAAGAAGTGTATTAGCGTAGGAAAGGTCATAGGTTCGAATTTCTCACACTATTAgtttttcaattgaaaaaataaaatagttgaaTCCACAAGAAAGTAGGTTGGTAGATGTAGATTACATGGTACCTGATGAGCCATGGATCTCTTGGAACTAATGGCAGCATGAAAAACCACATACTGCATGTCCGTTAGAACGCAAACGGTGTCGAACAAGAGCTTAGGACGGTCTCTGCTCCTAACGTTGACGACCAAGTAGCCTTTGTCCTCGCATCGACCAACAGAGACGTGGGTCCCATCACAGCCCTTCTTGTGCTCCCCGCTACTGTCCCCGTCACAAGCGCGGCAACTCTCGTAATCCCTGTCGGCGTACATTAGCTGGTGGAGCCGCCGTTCCGTGTGGGTGCGCCCGGTGCCCAGCGTCGTCACCCTCACGCTCTTCTTCTGGCCGGTTTCGCCGTGAGCCGCAACCACATTCTCCAGCTGCTCCTCCACTAGGCCCAACCGTTCTGGGTCGCTTATGGGCCCAGGTGAGGATGCGTCTTCCAGGAATATAATGCAGGCCACCCTGTCATTGTGGGTCCAAGCCATAGCAGAGGTAACGCTGCAGCCCAACTCAACAAGCACTGCTGATAGCTCTGATAGTAGGCCCGGTCGGTCTGTCACACTCATCTCCAACGCTGTGTTCTCCTTTGGCACGTTTTGTTGCTGTGCCTGTGGTGCTTTCTGACTAACCATTTCTGTATCCCTTGAAATCTCCCTTTTACTTCTAGTGGCGCACAGTTCCTGCAGCACTAATCTTTTTAGTTTCATATCACCCATTTCTTTTGAATAATTAACTTAGAtatagttaaaatataattttggtgcttcattcttttttttcaatttagtttcttcactttttaaaaaataacactttTGATTTATTAAACTAAGttcatctttttattaatttatcacatCAATTTAGCTAGCATGACAAATTATGAGAAACGTTATGCTTTAAATGTGTGTTTGCTATATTAGTCAAAATTAATACTGTTTTTggcatttagaaaataaaacatgaagTGCATGTCTCagcacatttttattttaatttctctaaCAAGTAAGTTTGAAGTATGACGTCATTATTTTTAAGTGCAAATAATACTTATAGAAAGAGACACAATGACCTGCTGGATGTGGAGCATGAGGGTTTCGTCTGTGAGCTTCTTGCCAGCTTCATCAGTCACGTGGAACACTGCATTttgtaataaagaaaaaaaaacccacaCGACATGGATCAGAACCGAGCCATTAACGTTTGCAGATGATGATAGTGCGATAGTTATGGGGTTTGGTGTTATATGATTCATGCATAGCTCATATTTACATgatataaaaactaataagGTATTTAATAATTACACCATTTCGGTGGATTTGGAAAATTGTAGAAAGCTGGAGAATATAAAAGGGACTCAAGAGGGAGACACTGACCGTCCATACACCATCCACCATCAGAGGAAATGTATGATTTGGAAATGATGAGGTCAAGATCTGTCAACACTTGGACCATCTCCAATAATATGCCCTTCCTGTTTGCACTATCAACCTGCTTTTCCACAACACacattttattgaatttaatctttaagTTTTTTAAGAGATGAAGACTAGAACTTTTATAATTCGCACGCGTTAGTACTTAGTAGTTGTTTTAGACCTCTATTTTAGCCGAAAGCCCTAaccattttattctttttggttGCGTGCGGCATGCAGGTTTTGCCTCTGATTTCTGTGAGTTCTTGTTTTTGATTATATACTATTTCATACAAAACATTTTATAATACtttctataatattatttttcctctctctAGCTCTAATCCGACACATCTTTCTTTGttgaacaaataaattatataaatgtagGCAAAGACACTTTTTAATAACGGTTACGTCATTTTGATagaacaaattcaaaatttggttTTCTTTAAGAGGAACTTTTTTCTTGGGTTCTTCCTATAAGATGACAACAAAGTAGAATTGTTTTATCCTTTCTCATTCACATCCCCTTGTAATAATGCTTAAAAAAGCAAGCACGTACCACAATTTGCATTGGCTTTTGGTACTAAGTGTTAGACTGACAACTAAATATCTTTGAACCttgtataatataatataatattatataatgacAATGATTAGTTACTATATACTTAGTCGCCAAGTGGGAATGTCCACAATGGatattaatctaatatgtatcaTGTTGTTCCCATTATTATTTTCCTACTATATACTAAATGGTTTATCTCATGAAAGTACTTATAGTACTATGCCTGCAGGTTAAAAATCTATGGGTGATGTTCACTGAAAAGCCATAAATGACGAAGTAGGGGACACTCCACGTATTCAAGCATAATTAATGAGTCAAACACACAATGAATAAGGCAAGATTGATTATTTAACATGTGCAACTTGAATGTAGAGAATTGTGTCTAACCTTCACCACAGTGCAGTCTGGGCAAGAATCATTTTCGATACAGACCCTGCCAGCGCAGAATTAAATACGTGTAATCCATTAATTAATCTATGATGAATCAGCTaagcaagaaaacaatgatATCTAATTAAACAAGAATCAGAAGACGACAAGAAGATTGTACTGCAGTACCTGGGAGGATGTATTCTTTCTATGAGCGATTCAATCTCGCGATCGATGTGGGCATGGTAACATATTTCCATTATTCCCTGAACCCTTGCTGCTATCTGTAGAATACAGATTCACACGCTGTATAGTTTTGAAATGTTCTAAACGGAAAGAATGAACGGTGAAAGAAAGTGCGCATATCTATAATGGAGCGCCGTATATCTTGTTTCCAAACAGAAATTGTGAGTTATCGTAAAAAATTCTATCTTAAAAAAGACAAGGAAGTTGTATGGAAATTGAGCAGGGTTTTCCGCTCATTGAAGCACTGAAACTTTGAaggaaatcataaaaaaatagcattatGGGAGAtttggaaaaggaaaaagaaaaaaagagaagcgTATGGGCAAATTCATGAAAAATATTACAGACAGGATAGCTAAGGCGGTTACGTTACCTGTGCGGGTGGGTGTAGGGAATAGCAGCAGATGTAAAATGCATGGAGTGGAGATTTACGTTTGAGAAAGAATTGGAGAGAGAAGAGGAACAAAGAACGGGGCCAAATCCTGATTTTCTATATTTGGCAGCGTGTTCCGTGCTCTATTGGGTAGGAATacaaatgttttcttttttcaattttcacacACCCCGCGTAGCCTAAACAAAATGGAATAGCATCCAATATTGGAGACCAAAATACTGAAAATGCAAATCTCGGTTCTCCCCCCTTTGGTATGTTGTTGTACTTCTTGGGAGCTATGTTTGTTCGTGACTTTTGGGGATACGACATAGTAATAAGAGAGTTGCTTCTATAGCTTCGGAAATGGAATTAGGATGGATCCATCCATCCCGAGAGTAAAAATAGATACTTTTTTCCCTAtttggtttgagaaaatataaaaataaaaaagttaatttctaaaaataaaaataaaattatttttttttcttccatccaACCAAATAGGTAGGATCTTAGGAGGGAGAATTATTGTTGTGGTAATGCCACGTGTCTTTTGTTTTCTAGGTGGGTAGTTCTGGTATTCTGGGTGACTTGCTCATGCAGTAAAATACACATGTTATGGTGGCATCATTCATCATATCCCCCTTCCAAGCGGAATCCACGTATTTGCGTTAAACTGAGATTTGGATTCCACGCATCACACCTTGTTTGCAGCTTCTAGTTTTCCTTTCATACGAGCATCAAGTCACGCGCTTCAAATTCTCATGTCACAACCTCAGGTAACATTATTAGCAATTTTGACTTTTTAACTGTattctttttcaatttgttgattcagtttaatttattcaattctctagcttatatttttatctaacaGTTATATTCCTTTCAACTTTTCTCATAATAATATTAGCAACCTTGAATGCTGATCCTTCCACATGTATTTGGATGTAGTAGTTTGCTCTTGTgttttatcttcttcttttttcttaacaaaaagaaatatttagtgGTGGTTGTGATTCTTATGTGGCGTGACGGCTGAATTGAAGATGACAGTTGGGGCTATAGCTTCCACCAAAAAAGGCAAAGTTTGAACTCTGAATTTTTTACCTTAAACCTTCTCCCAGGTCCGTCTCTCAATTTGGGGTGGGTCAGCTACGATTGTAATAAATGGAAGTGCAGTTAGTTGATAATTTCCGTAGAAAAAAGAAATGGATCTTGATTCTGTGTGCGGTTGGTTTGGGTGGGTTTAGCGCTTTCAAGCTCTATCACGCGCCTTCCGTAGCTCGCAAGAGAAAGAGGCTTTCGAATCTTCTCAGTGCATTGGTCTCCGTAGCGGAAGCCGTATCCGAATCTGCTGATACCATTGGAATCGTCTCCAGAGACGTTAAGGATTTTCTGGAATCCGATTCAGATCAAATCCCCAACAGCTTGAAGCAGATTTCCAAGATAGCTCGCTCGGAACAGTTGTCTGAGTCTTTGGTTAGCGTCACCCGTGCTGTGACCGTGGGAGTCTTGCGTGGCTATGAATCCATGAACCGGACCGGTGGTGACCAAACCGGTTCAACCGTCGTGGACCGGGTGCTTGACAAAATTTTAACACCAGCAGGGTCAGGTTTTGCTTCTGTAGTTCTTGGAAGCTTTGCTAGGAACCTTGTTCTTGCCTTCTATTCAGACCAACATAACCACTCAGGTAGGGAATTTAACTCGAGCAATTCCAATTCGGAAACTGTTCTAGCATGGGTGGATGTAGTTTGTGGTGATAGGTGTGGGGAACTAATTGGGAATTGTGTTCAATTGTTTGTGAGCACCGCGGTTGCGGTTTATCTCGACAAGACCATGCATATCAACACCTATGATGATTTCTTTGCTGGCTTAACTAACCCAAAGCATGAGACCAATGTGAGGGACATGTTGTTATCTGTTTGTAATGGCGCTGTGGAGACTCTCGTCAAGACATCTCACCAAGTGATAACAAGTTCAAATGCTGATGTTGGTTCTGGTTCGGATTCATATTTATCTATCGGAGAAACTGTGAGAAATGAGGACTTGGGTGTAGGAATGTCGTCGGTTGAATCGAAAGTGGATGTTTGTGATGATGAAAATAAGAGTGGTTGGCTGAGCAAGGTTTCGTCTACGTTGGCGGTTCCCAGCAATAGGAGCCTTGTTCTCGATGTGACCGGCAGGGTGACATTTGAGACTGTTAGGTCGTTCATGGAGTTTGTTTTGCAGATATTTTGTGCTTCTGTGAGAAGATGTGCTCATATTGTTCATGAGGCAGTACTTGAGATTGTGAGATATGTTGCAGCAAAATCCTCTGTTATCGTCACAATATGTCTCTCGTTGTGCCTGCACATAATGGGTGGAGGTTGGGCTTTGGTGACAGCTTAAGTAGTTGTGACTACTTTCATTCACCAAATAGATGTCAATGGTGATTTGAACTTGAAAAGTTTTCTGTAGTTGCTGCTTCCTTGGCCATGCAGTtgtatcataatatatatatatatatatatatatatatatatatatatatatatataacacatacatcgattaattttgtaaatgaatttgaaattctgAAATATTAAAGAATGTACAGTGACCATGGAAGTCGTGTCTTCTCTTACCAATGTAAACTCATGGGGCAAACAGCAGTACTTTCTGTGTTGGGTGTTATCATTCATGATTAGAAGTTTAGAACCATTCTTGAATTGgaatcttaatattttattgtaaacACATCAGTTTGTATATGTTATTGATTTGATATTTTCCACTGGCTGGGGGTACATGCGCGGGTCATTTGAACTCTGTTCCCCATCCCCCCTTTTTGGATATAACAACTCTGCTTCATGACAAAACTAAATGAGAGGGATTTCCTAATgccttgtttttttgttttttttttaaatacatttccTAATGCCTTGTTAGCTCACTATGGCTAGCATTCCCCTCGTGGATAATGTTTTTAAACTGCTGCTGGAGGGGCGAAGCCAATGCTTCTTCTGGCATTTCATATACTTCAATTGTAATTACTGTTAAACTTCTTGATCTGTGTTTGGAAAATTTGTCATATTACTAACTGACTGAGCCTCAGCTATTCTGTGTTTGAGCTTAAAGTGCATTGCAACTAACATGACATCCTACCTGCACACGTAAATTCTCTGCACATCCTTCTTTTCGTATTATTCATTCCATCGTCAGTGGAAGTGGAATGTTTATATATGGCTAACAATGGCAGAGGAAATTGCACTTATGCACGTTTGGTATATAGTTTGCAAGCTTAATATTAGTAAGCATTTAAATCAGCTAAAACTAAACCTTTATTGACATGCAATGCAACACTATCTGTCGTTAGATTAGCTATGTCAGTTATTATCTAGTTAGttgtttcatttataaaaaaggaCCTGGGAGTG of Glycine soja cultivar W05 chromosome 1, ASM419377v2, whole genome shotgun sequence contains these proteins:
- the LOC114422546 gene encoding uncharacterized protein LOC114422546; translation: MSWFARTIANSLRLDDDDDDHNGSDLKSPPKKPDSVSTPSPTARGVKEDFSELTKSFSRQLWGVASFLAPPPDPLSENPVADPNPNPNPNPIPTDEEEEDVIAGIRNDFAEISGKFKNGIFKISGNKTVSEFTKIASSFLQLGSEEEHDLDGVLGVTEDVVAFARSVALHPETWLDFPLPDDEDSDDFDLSDAQQEHALAVEHLAPSLAALRMELCPGYMSDGNFWKIYFVLVHPRLSKTDAAILSTPQIMEARAMLTQALDKRSKEKKESDLSAGGNIPSKEEEQQLFVPSNAQLEPVPLQTSAAEAAPSVVVSDVEMEKHVVPEIIDKSVVKEAPVISSAEQSSSGSTNRFLDETYDDDADDWLKEEDTSEMVGPSGTSVHTGNDEDVSFSDLEEDDGDVHESYKKTRSGSDSSTKDSRDWVQLGRSSPNSDKDINSVEGKHVGSQHSSARNSVTKDSNDWLNVDDIDVI
- the LOC114422552 gene encoding ACT domain-containing protein ACR1-like isoform X2, whose amino-acid sequence is MEICYHAHIDREIESLIERIHPPRVCIENDSCPDCTVVKVDSANRKGILLEMVQVLTDLDLIISKSYISSDGGWCMDVFHVTDEAGKKLTDETLMLHIQQELCATRSKREISRDTEMVSQKAPQAQQQNVPKENTALEMSVTDRPGLLSELSAVLVELGCSVTSAMAWTHNDRVACIIFLEDASSPGPISDPERLGLVEEQLENVVAAHGETGQKKSVRVTTLGTGRTHTERRLHQLMYADRDYESCRACDGDSSGEHKKGCDGTHVSVGRCEDKGYLVVNVRSRDRPKLLFDTVCVLTDMQYVVFHAAISSKRSMAHQEYFIRNCKGSLALPSEREKEELTLCLIAAIERRVSHGLMVDIRTDNRMGLLSNVTRVFRENGLSISRFEIGTEGEKAVGSFFVTDSSGEEVNPDIVELVRQASGGSVVTDHKSPHRVHQSSSSSDINETMGSMEPKPKFSLGSLLWSRLERLSGGFGPIRS
- the LOC114422552 gene encoding ACT domain-containing protein ACR1-like isoform X1, with translation MEICYHAHIDREIESLIERIHPPRVCIENDSCPDCTVVKQVDSANRKGILLEMVQVLTDLDLIISKSYISSDGGWCMDVFHVTDEAGKKLTDETLMLHIQQELCATRSKREISRDTEMVSQKAPQAQQQNVPKENTALEMSVTDRPGLLSELSAVLVELGCSVTSAMAWTHNDRVACIIFLEDASSPGPISDPERLGLVEEQLENVVAAHGETGQKKSVRVTTLGTGRTHTERRLHQLMYADRDYESCRACDGDSSGEHKKGCDGTHVSVGRCEDKGYLVVNVRSRDRPKLLFDTVCVLTDMQYVVFHAAISSKRSMAHQEYFIRNCKGSLALPSEREKEELTLCLIAAIERRVSHGLMVDIRTDNRMGLLSNVTRVFRENGLSISRFEIGTEGEKAVGSFFVTDSSGEEVNPDIVELVRQASGGSVVTDHKSPHRVHQSSSSSDINETMGSMEPKPKFSLGSLLWSRLERLSGGFGPIRS
- the LOC114422562 gene encoding protein PHLOEM PROTEIN 2-LIKE A10-like; translated protein: MEVQLVDNFRRKKKWILILCAVGLGGFSAFKLYHAPSVARKRKRLSNLLSALVSVAEAVSESADTIGIVSRDVKDFLESDSDQIPNSLKQISKIARSEQLSESLVSVTRAVTVGVLRGYESMNRTGGDQTGSTVVDRVLDKILTPAGSGFASVVLGSFARNLVLAFYSDQHNHSGREFNSSNSNSETVLAWVDVVCGDRCGELIGNCVQLFVSTAVAVYLDKTMHINTYDDFFAGLTNPKHETNVRDMLLSVCNGAVETLVKTSHQVITSSNADVGSGSDSYLSIGETVRNEDLGVGMSSVESKVDVCDDENKSGWLSKVSSTLAVPSNRSLVLDVTGRVTFETVRSFMEFVLQIFCASVRRCAHIVHEAVLEIVRYVAAKSSVIVTICLSLCLHIMGGGWALVTA